A single genomic interval of Trichosurus vulpecula isolate mTriVul1 chromosome 6, mTriVul1.pri, whole genome shotgun sequence harbors:
- the LOC118855240 gene encoding LOW QUALITY PROTEIN: 28S ribosomal protein S10, mitochondrial-like (The sequence of the model RefSeq protein was modified relative to this genomic sequence to represent the inferred CDS: inserted 2 bases in 1 codon): MAVQAALGVVCWGLWQSPGIFSLSHPKNIIAKRDGFLLNIHLKWVQFSCLHMNVRNGMEKPKISVSDEPDTLHKCLSVLVKGHDRAVSSDYFAVLAAKELGVSIKMVHERPRKIEHLTLLKSVLILEKHRVEHEMRTYSRCLELQHLTGSTVDVYLEYTQQNLPEGIVMEVTKXLEQLPEHIKEPLWETVGKEEEASQGWGRGGSVGAPHQVGSTNIKCQRKEVYYCEVPHSEMCRRCTERCPEGMEALQQCRTTADTWCGVPGTEPPHPSSDPHHRSPGTPCSLLFPPSPVDDAAIYFSRQPGTSD; this comes from the exons ATGGCTGTGCAGGCTGCCCTTGGGGTTGTGTGTTGGGGCCTCTGGCAGAGTCCGGGGATCTTTTCTCTAAGCCATCCTAAGAACATTATAGCAAAGAGAGATGGTTTTCTTCTCAACATCCATTTGAAGTGGGTGCAGTTTTCATGCTTGCATATGAATGTCAGGAATGGTATGGAAAAACCTAAGATCTCCGTTTCTGATGAACCAGACACATTACATAAGTGCCTCTCAGTTTTAGTAAAAGGCCATGATAGGGCTGTAAGTTCTGACTACTTTGCTGTACTTGCTGCTAAAGAACTTGGTGTCTCAATTAAAATGGTACATGAACGTCCAAGGAAAATAGAACATCTCACTCTTCTCAAATCAGTACTTATTCTTGAGAAGCACAGAGTTGAGCATGAAATGAGGACATATTCCAGATGTTTAGAGCTCCAACATTTGACAGGAAGTACAGTAGATGTCTATTTGGAATATACCCAACAAAACCTACCTGAAGGTATTGTCATGGAAGTGACAAA GTTAGAACAGTTACCAGAACACATCAAGGAACCACTTTGGGAGACGGTGGGCAAGGAAGAAGAAGCAAGCCAAG ggtgggggcggggcgggtCAGTGGGAGCCCCTCACCAGGTGGGCAGTACCAACATCAAGTGCCAGCGTAAAGAGGTCTACTACTGTGAGGTTCCCCACTCTGAGATGTGCAGGCGCTGCACAGAGAG GTGTCCAGAAGGAATGGAGGCTCTTCAACAATGCAGAACGACAGCAGACACGTGGTGTGGGGTACCTGGCACAG AGCCTCCTCATCCCAGTTCAGACCCACATCACCGCTCCCCTGGAACTCCATGTTCCCTGCTCTTCCCCCCAAGCCCCGTGGACGACGCTGCTATTTATTTTTCAAGGCAACCGGGTacaagtgactag
- the LOC118854092 gene encoding tumor necrosis factor receptor superfamily member 23-like: MDRVQRGTCDPETEHQHDDHCCLDCPPGTHVLNHCAIPHTIGSCQACPLGEYALKSPLETCMQCAQCREDQEMVSPCIGSTNTKCQCKKGYYCEAPDCEMCQRCTERCPEGMEVLQRCNVTADTRCGIPGTGGPQDWNWTPVLWVCIPIVFILPVLGVICYGLWKKNQRRSLGMDDGRASQDLQSVSLWSSEN; encoded by the exons ATGGACAGAGTACAACGGGGAACCTGTGACCCAGAAACGGAACACCAGCATGACGATCACTGCTGCTTGGACTGCCCACCAG GGACCCACGTCCTCAACCATTGTGCCATCCCCCACACCATCGGCAGCTGTCAGGCATGCCCCCTTGGAGAATATGCCCTCAAAAGTCCACTGGAAACCTGCATGCAGTGTGCCCAGTGCAGAGAAG ACCAAGAGATGGTGAGTCCCTGCATTGGGAGTACCAACACCAAGTGCCAGTGTAAAAAGGGATACTACTGTGAGGCACCCGACTGTGAGATGTGTCAGCGCTGCACAGAGAG GTGTCCAGAAGGAATGGAGGTTCTTCAACGATGTAACGTGACAGCAGACACACGGTGTGGGATTCCTGGAACAG GAGGCCCACAGGATTGGAACTGGACGCCTGTGCTTTGGGTTTGCATTCCCATTGTCTTCATTCTCCCTGTCCTGGGTGTGATTTGCTATGGACTCTGGAAGAAGAatcagagaag GTCACTTGGCATGGATGATGGACGGGCAAGTCAAGATCTCCAATCTGTGTCGCTGTGGTCAAGCGAAAACTAA